A genomic stretch from Telopea speciosissima isolate NSW1024214 ecotype Mountain lineage chromosome 7, Tspe_v1, whole genome shotgun sequence includes:
- the LOC122668873 gene encoding probable calcium-binding protein CML45 isoform X1 produces the protein MESKTPNTISTSLPVAGFVGIPIFHKILNWVPKIQLRYSSFRSLLQLKHGFGIWVEMKNHCPELASKQVFLEDKEGDDEKLSRKDMEMVMENLGIFCNPNDETLEERLGYEEFSVLFENEEPSLEEVKEAFDVFDQNKDGFIDAMELQRVLHSLGFLGVFKMEDCKRMMETFDTNRDGRIDFNEFLKLTENSFQLKQRHG, from the exons ATGGAAAGTAAAACACCAAACACCATCTCAACTTCTCTTCCAGTAGCTGGATTTGTTGGTATCCCAATATTTCACAAAATTCTCAACTGGGTACCCAAAATTCAGTTACGATATTCAAGTTTTCGATCTCTTCTCCAACTGAAACATGGTTTTGGAATTTGGGTTGAGATGAAAAACCACTGTCCTGAACTAGCAAGCAAGCAGGTGTTTTTGGAGGATAAGG aaggagatgatgagaAACTAAGCAGAAAAGATATGGAGATGGTGATGGAGAACTTGGGAATTTTTTGTAACCCAAATGATGAGACACTTGAAGAGAGATTAGGATATGAGGAGTTTTCAGTTCTGTTTGAGAATGAGGAACCAAGCTTGGAGGAGGTGAAGGAAGCTTTTGATGTGTTTGATCAGAACAAAGATGGGTTCATAGATGCAATGGAGTTACAGAGAGTTCTTCACAGTTTGGGTTTCTTGGGAGTATTCAAGATGGAGGACTGTAAAAGAATGATGGAAACCTTTGACACAAACAGAGATGGAAGAATTGATTTCAATGAATTTCTCAAACT
- the LOC122668873 gene encoding probable calcium-binding protein CML45 isoform X2, with protein sequence MESKTPNTISTSLPVAGFVGIPIFHKILNWVPKIQLRYSSFRSLLQLKHGFGIWVEMKNHCPELASKQVFLEDNEGDDEKLSRKDMEMVMENLGIFCNPNDETLEERLGYEEFSVLFENEEPSLEEVKEAFDVFDQNKDGFIDAMELQRVLHSLGFLGVFKMEDCKRMMETFDTNRDGRIDFNEFLKLTENSFQLKQRHG encoded by the exons ATGGAAAGTAAAACACCAAACACCATCTCAACTTCTCTTCCAGTAGCTGGATTTGTTGGTATCCCAATATTTCACAAAATTCTCAACTGGGTACCCAAAATTCAGTTACGATATTCAAGTTTTCGATCTCTTCTCCAACTGAAACATGGTTTTGGAATTTGGGTTGAGATGAAAAACCACTGTCCTGAACTAGCAAGCAAGCAGGTGTTTTTGGAGGATA atgaaggagatgatgagaAACTAAGCAGAAAAGATATGGAGATGGTGATGGAGAACTTGGGAATTTTTTGTAACCCAAATGATGAGACACTTGAAGAGAGATTAGGATATGAGGAGTTTTCAGTTCTGTTTGAGAATGAGGAACCAAGCTTGGAGGAGGTGAAGGAAGCTTTTGATGTGTTTGATCAGAACAAAGATGGGTTCATAGATGCAATGGAGTTACAGAGAGTTCTTCACAGTTTGGGTTTCTTGGGAGTATTCAAGATGGAGGACTGTAAAAGAATGATGGAAACCTTTGACACAAACAGAGATGGAAGAATTGATTTCAATGAATTTCTCAAACT
- the LOC122668873 gene encoding probable calcium-binding protein CML45 isoform X3 — MESKTPNTISTSLPVAGFVGIPIFHKILNWVPKIQLRYSSFRSLLQLKHGFGIWVEMKNHCPELASKQVFLEDKGDDEKLSRKDMEMVMENLGIFCNPNDETLEERLGYEEFSVLFENEEPSLEEVKEAFDVFDQNKDGFIDAMELQRVLHSLGFLGVFKMEDCKRMMETFDTNRDGRIDFNEFLKLTENSFQLKQRHG, encoded by the exons ATGGAAAGTAAAACACCAAACACCATCTCAACTTCTCTTCCAGTAGCTGGATTTGTTGGTATCCCAATATTTCACAAAATTCTCAACTGGGTACCCAAAATTCAGTTACGATATTCAAGTTTTCGATCTCTTCTCCAACTGAAACATGGTTTTGGAATTTGGGTTGAGATGAAAAACCACTGTCCTGAACTAGCAAGCAAGCAGGTGTTTTTGGAGGATA aaggagatgatgagaAACTAAGCAGAAAAGATATGGAGATGGTGATGGAGAACTTGGGAATTTTTTGTAACCCAAATGATGAGACACTTGAAGAGAGATTAGGATATGAGGAGTTTTCAGTTCTGTTTGAGAATGAGGAACCAAGCTTGGAGGAGGTGAAGGAAGCTTTTGATGTGTTTGATCAGAACAAAGATGGGTTCATAGATGCAATGGAGTTACAGAGAGTTCTTCACAGTTTGGGTTTCTTGGGAGTATTCAAGATGGAGGACTGTAAAAGAATGATGGAAACCTTTGACACAAACAGAGATGGAAGAATTGATTTCAATGAATTTCTCAAACT